In Citrus sinensis cultivar Valencia sweet orange chromosome 2, DVS_A1.0, whole genome shotgun sequence, a single genomic region encodes these proteins:
- the LOC102630502 gene encoding transcription factor MYB15-like encodes MVRTPCCDKTGLKKGTWTPEEDRKLIAYVTKYGYWNWRQLPKYAGLARCGKSCRLRWMNYLRPNIKRGNYTKEEEDIIIRLHESLGNRWSAIAAQLPGRTDNEIKNHWHTSLKKRLKRNSITNTNGAKDTPKRKDPEIYNHDDTEANPVQESNLVDIIPPILESSSSSSDQISSLSMTTDITSVGKNTNTTDELILDNNNEAVFHPYADTSGSFWTEPFYSDNFYNLYISNDFQAPSLLPADPGFASVHSPFLDGEIILWP; translated from the exons ATGGTGAGGACACCTTGCTGTGATAAAACAGGACTGAAGAAGGGAACATGGACACCTGAAGAAGATAGAAAGCTAATAGCTTATGTGACTAAGTATGGCTACTGGAACTGGCGCCAGCTTCCTAAGTATGCAg GTCTGGCAAGGTGTGGGAAGAGCTGCAGATTGAGGTGGATGAATTACTTGAGGCCTAATATCAAAAGAGGGAATTACaccaaagaagaagaagatataaTCATCAGACTACACGAGTCACTGGGAAATAG ATGGTCCGCGATTGCTGCCCAGTTACCGGGAAGAACTGACAATGAGATCAAAAACCACTGGCACACAAGCCTCAAGAAACGCTTGAAACGAAATTCAATCACCAATACTAATGGAGCCAAAGATACCCCAAAACGAAAAGATCCTGAAATATACAATCATGATGACACTGAAGCCAACCCAGTGCAAGAATCAAATCTTGTCGACATTATTCCTCCAATTCTTGAAAGCTCTTCTTCATCAAGTGACCAGATTTCCTCCTTGTCCATGACCACAGATATTACCTCAGTtggaaaaaatacaaataccaCTGATGAGTTGATTcttgacaataataatgagGCTGTTTTTCATCCATATGCGGACACCAGTGGAAGTTTCTGGACCGAGCCGTTCTATTCTGATAATTTCtacaatttatatatttcCAATGATTTTCAGGCACCCAGCTTGTTGCCGGCCGATCCTGGATTTGCATCTGTTCACTCCCCATTTCTTGATGGAGAAATTATCTTATGGCCTTAG
- the LOC107175797 gene encoding uncharacterized protein LOC107175797, giving the protein MEEKGLKIAANCLVGKIMLNKGVSIEGLRVVMQQVWRSIKEFKVESAGNNVFIFKFNSEEEKKRVFIGRPWHFAGALIMIPEPKGQLFNFEKSSLMFSGRIPGDKIEAIKNIFELNVVSRHEKYMGLPSTVGRKKTSFFNEVKLKVVSKIANWQHRFFSSGGKEILIKVVAQAIPSYAMSVFKLPLRLCDDIQKTMAKFWWRSKEDKHIIHWARWEKMSHAKSREGLGV; this is encoded by the exons ATGGAGGAAAAGGGACTTAAGATTGCGGCTAATTGTTTGGTGGGTAAAATCATGCTTAACAAAGGAGTCAGTATAGAAGGATTGAGAGTTGTGATGCAACAAGTGTGGAGatcaataaaagaatttaaagtgGAAAGTGCAGGCAATAATGTCTTTATCTTCAAGTTTAATTCtgaggaagaaaagaaaagagtgtTCATAGGCAGGCCTTGGCATTTTGCAGGAGCACTGATAATGATTCCTGAACCGAAAG GACAACTTTTTAACTTTGAGAAGTCGTCCTTAATGTTTAGTGGTAGAATACCAGGGGACAAAATTGAAGcaatcaaaaatattttcgaACTTAATGTGGTATccagacatgaaaaatatatggGTCTACCATCTACGGTTGGAAGAAAGAAGACAAGCTTTTTCAATGAGGTGAAACTCAAAGTGGTAAGCAAGATTGCAAACTGGCAGCATCGTTTTTTCTCAAGTGGAGGTAAAGAAATTCTTATCAAAGTTGTGGCTCAAGCGATACCATCTTATGCAATGAGCGTTTTTAAACTTCCTCTAAGGCTGTGTGATGATATTCAGAAGACAATGGCTAAGTTTTGGTGGAGATCAAAGGAGGACAAACACATAATTCATTGGGCAAGATGGGAAAAGATGAGTCATGCCAAGAGCAGAGAAGGCCTCGGGGTTTAG
- the LOC127900299 gene encoding oligopeptide transporter 1-like: MLAGPRRVSFDAWDARDGQKTVTNWSFSFNPRPFNIKEHVLITIFASYGDSGVYVVHIIAMLRAFYKRSIHPVAILLLALTTQMLGYGWAGIFRRYLVDSPYMWWPANLVQVSLFRALHEKEKRPKGRLTRIQFFFVVFVSSFAYYIIPGYLFPSLTALSFVCWIWKRSVTAQQIGSGLSGLGIGAIGID, encoded by the exons ATGTTGGCAGGACCTAGAAGAGTTAGCTTTGATGCTTGGGATGCTAGAGATGGACAAAAGACTGTTACGAACTGGTCATTCTCATTTAATCCGAGGCCTTTCAATATTAAAGAACATGTTTTGATCACCATTTTCGCTAGCTATGGAGATAGTGGTGTTTATGTTGTCCATATTATTGCAATGCTCAGGGCTTTCTATAAAAGAAGTATACATCCGGTAGCGATCTTGTTGCTTGCACTAACAACTCAg ATGCTTGGTTATGGGTGGGCTGGTATATTCAGAAGATACCTCGTGGACTCTCCATATATGTGGTGGCCAGCAAACTTGGTTCAAGTTTCTCTATTCAG ggCACTACATGAAAAAGAGAAGAGGCCAAAGGGAAGACTTACCAGGATACAATTCTTTTTCGTGGTGTTTGTATCGAGTTTTGCTTATTATATCATCCCAGGATACCTTTTCCCTTCCCTTACtgctctttcttttgtttgctgGATATGGAAAAGATCTGTCACAGCTCAACAGATAGGTTCAGGACTGAGTGGCTTAGGCATTGGTGCTATTGGAATCGACTAG